A genomic stretch from Aedes albopictus strain Foshan chromosome 2, AalbF5, whole genome shotgun sequence includes:
- the LOC109423870 gene encoding prostaglandin E synthase 2 has protein sequence MATYRLGAIARSAVRVSTGVGIIRTQQHNVVRLLASSAGKQSSSSGGTLRLALKGVAVGALLGTGWSGYNYFRGEPTDHMIHEKTGPTYLDRLPDVRIMRKVVNPKDDSGLELVLFQFQTCPFCCKVRSFLDHSGLSYSVVEVDAVLRQDIKWSSTKKVPIVLAKTRSGKYVQLMDSSMIVSVLASFLKDKSQDIGELAKYYPSISFVNESGRKTSDIMNKYFLMLQDSKQHKANDAQDEERKWRSWADDHLVHLISPNVYRTKDEALETFEWFSEVGEWDVHFPKWERDLMVYVGAVAMWAISKRLKKRHQLSDDVRSHIYDACDKWIAAVEKNKTPFLGGKKPNLADLAVFGVLNSMEGCQAFKDCLDNTKIGGWFYAVRKEVMSNRGHVA, from the exons ATGGCAACATATCGCTTGGGCGCTATCGCGCGCTCGGCTGTTCGAGTGTCCACTGGTGTCGGAATAATTCGCACACAACAACACAATGTGGTTAGGTTATTGGCCAGCTCTGCCGGGAAGCAATCTTCCTCGAGTGGTGGTACACTCCGATTGGCCCTCAAAGGTGTGGCTGTGGGCGCCTTATTGGGCACCGGCTGGTCTGGTTACAATTACTTCCGGGGGGAACCAACGGATCACATGATTCATGAAAAAACCGGACCAACATATTTGGATCGGCTGCCTGACGTGAGGATAATGAGGAAGGTTGTAAATCCGAAAGACGATTCCGGGTTGGAACTAGTGTTGTTCCAGTTCCAGACGTGCCCTTTCTGCTGTAAG GTACGATCATTTCTGGACCACAGCGGATTGTCTTACTCCGTGGTAGAAGTTGATGCGGTTCTGAGGCAGGACATCAAATGGTCCAGCACAAAGAAGGTTCCCATAGTGTTGGCCAAGACTCGGTCGGGAAAGTACGTTCAACTGATGGATTCCAGCATGATTGTTTCGGTGCTGGCCAGCTTTTTAAAGGACAAAAGTCAGGACATCGGGGAGTTGGCCAAGTATTATCCGTCCATTTCGTTCGTCAATGAATCCGGCAGGAAAACCAGCGACATAATGAACAAATACTTCCTGATGTTGCAGGATTCCAAACAACACAAAGCGAATGACGCCCAAGA TGAGGAACGTAAGTGGCGCTCCTGGGCGGACGACCATCTTGTGCATCTCATCTCGCCCAACGTGTACCGTACCAAAGATGAAGCACTGGAAACGTTCGAATGGTTTTCCGAGGTTGGCGAATGGGACGTACACTTCCCCAAGTGGGAACGAGACCTGATGGTGTACGTCGGTGCCGTGGCCATGTGGGCCATCAGTAAGCGGCTGAAGAAGCGCCATCAACTGTCCGATGACGTTCGGTCCCACATTTACGATGCGTGCGATAAATGGATTGCGGCAGTGGAGAAGAATAAAACACCGTTCCTGGGTGGTAAGAAGCCCAATCTAGCCGATTTGGCCGTGTTCGGTGTGCTGAATAGCATGGAAGGATGTCAAGCCTTCAAGGATTGTCTGGATAATACGAAGATTGGCGGTTGGTTCTATGCAGTGCGGAAAGAAGTTATGAGCAATCGTGGCCATGTGGCTTAA
- the LOC109423871 gene encoding proteasome subunit beta type-1, translating to MLGFENFPEYEVPGVRQVQFYPYESNGGSVVAIAGDDFAVIGADTRLSSGYSIHTRTQNKLFRMSDRTVLASTGCWCDTLALTSLVKVRMQMYKDQHQKNMTTPAVAQMLSILMYNRRFFPYYVSNVLAGLDSDGKGVIYSYDPIGHCEKTTYRAGGSAGPLLQPVLDNQIGMKNMVNVQPTPVQLDKAISIIKDTFISATERDIYTGDSVIINIITKDGIKEEVVQLRKD from the exons ATGCTGGGTTTTGAGAATTTTCCCGAATACGAAGTACCCGGAGTGCGCCAGGTTCAATTTTATCCGTATGAATCCAACGGAGG GAGCGTTGTTGCCATTGCTGGAGATGATTTCGCCGTGATTGGAGCGGATACGCGTTTGAGCTCGGGTTATTCCATCCACACCCGTACGCAGAACAAGCTGTTCCGGATGTCCGATCGGACAGTGCTTGCATCGACGGGATGTTGGTGTGACACCTTGGCCCTCACCAGCTTGGTCAAAGTGCGAATGCAGATGTACAAGGATCAGCACCAGAAGAACATGACGACGCCCGCTGTAGCCCAGATGTTGTCCATTCTGATGTACAACCGTCGATTTTTCCCGTACTATGTATCCAACGTTTTGGCTGGATTGGACTCGGATGGAAAGGGTGTCATCTACAGCTACGATCCGATTGGGCATTGTGAAAAGACCACGTACCGTGCCGGTGGGTCAGCTGGACCATTGCTGCAACCGGTTCTGGATAATCAAATCGGAATGAAGAACATGGTCAATGTCCAGCCAACTCCGGTCCAACTGGACAAGGCAATCTCCATCATTAAGGATACATTCATTTCCGCTACGGAGCGAGATATCTACACCGGAGATTCCGTTATAATCAACATTATTACTAAGGATGGCATCAAGGAGGAAGTCGTTCAATTGCGAAAGGATTAA